ACAGCAGAAATAACCGTACCCAACAATTTGTCAGCCAACTGCAGGATCAAGATCGAAGCAATAGGCAATATTTTCTATGACATCAGTGATGCTGATTTTGAAATAGCAGCTGCTGTTGCGTGTAACGCTACCGTCCCTACAGGATTGACGGTAACCGAAGTTAGTGCCAGCAGTGCCTCATTAACATGGGATCAAAATATCGGGGCCATCTTTGATGTACAATACAGGGTTCAGGGCAGTGACACCTGGACAACTGTCAGCGCAGGAGGTAACTCAAAACAATTGTTTGACCTGTTGTCATCTACAGCTTATGAGGTACAGGTAAGAAGCAAATGTACAGGGTCATCTTCTAATTTTACATCGGTAGTCACCTTCACTACAGAAGAACTGATCCTGGAATATTGCACCTCTCAGGGTAATAGTATAGCAGATGAATATATAGGGTCTGTACAGCTGGAAGGAATTAATAATGCTGCCGGTACAGCCAGTGGTTATTCAGATTTCACATCTATCAGCACTGATTTAGCTGTAGATACCGAATATACAATCACAATAACTCCGACATGGACTTCAACAACATACAATGAAGGATATGCAGTATGGATAGACTACAATCAAAATGGCCTGCTTACAGATGAGGGCGAACTTGTTTGGTCAAAAAGTGCTTCAAAAGACACTCCGGTTAGTGGTACATTTACTGTTCCTGCAAGTGCGCTTAACGGCACAACCAGGATGAGGGTGAGTATGAAATTTAATGGTGTACCTAACCCCTGCGAATCATTTAGCTATGGAGAGGTTGAGGATTATTCAGTCAATGTAATTGCCTCTGTTTCGTTGAATGAAGTAAGTATAAGCTCAAATAATGTAAACAGTGAATTTGCTAAAGTTGGGGATGAAGTGACATTGCAATTCAAGGCCAACAAAACCATTCAGACACCAACTGTTACTATTCAGGGAAATACTGTAGCAGTTACTCTATCCGAGGGTGTATGGATTGCTAAACATACTTTTACCGAGGCTGATACAGAAGGAAAGGTAGCATTCACAATAGACTACGCTGACCTGGATGACAATGCAGGAGAGCAAGTAATTGCAACCACCGATGAGTCAACCGTGATTTTTGACAAAACGGCTCCGACTTTAAGCAATACTTCCATATCATCTGATAACAGCGACAAATCAGTTGCTACCATTGATGATAAGGTTACTCTGACATTTACTGCCAGCGAAAAGATAGCTGATCCCACAGTGACAATTGCCGGAAATACGGTGGTGGCTACTTTGGTAAACACTCAGTGGAGGGCTACGCGTACCATGAGTCAGGGTGACAGCCCGGGCCTGATTGCCTTTTCGATATCATACAGGGACCAGGCCGGTAATGAGGCTCTGGTTACTGCTACTACAGACGGCTCTTCTGTAGAGTTTGTAGAGGAGATTACCGGATTAAGAGGCCTTGCCTCAAAACAGATAAAGGCTTATCCTAATCCTGCATCAAACGAGATCGTCATTCAAACTGAGGGTATCCACGGTTCTGCGGAGATCAGGGTAATTGATTTTACAGGCAGAAAGGTACTGTCAAAAATAGCAGAGGTAAGTAAAAATGCTGAACAGGCTATTGATGTTAGCTCACTGGCTAACGGAACCTATACATTACAGGTAGTGGGTGATAATATGCTGAACACCACGCTGATAGTAATTTCCAAATAATTTAAAACAGAGGCCGGTTACCTTAGATGATAACCGGCCTTTCTTACCCCTTGGGACTGTCTTTCTCGGCCAGCTCCTTTATGCTATCTAACGCCTTCGGCCATGCTTTTTTAAAGTACTCTAAATATTCTTCTGTCGAGTCCATCTCTACGGTCAGCGTAGTAGCTCCGTTAGCTTCAAGCTTGTATGATTCCATAGCGCCGGTCCATTCGTTATCAAGATCTTCCACTCCTTTGCTTATAGTGCCCAAATGCCTGAACACCATGTGCTCGTTAGTCTTCTTGCTTACAATGCTACTAACCATACCTTCTCCCTCCGGTGAAACAAACAGTACTTTACTACCCTCCTTCCAGTCGGTCTGAGCAAGCGACCCCTCCATAAAAACCGCTGCCCAACGCCGATAATAATTGTCACTCCACAAGACCTCCCATACCCGTTCAGCAGCAGCATTAATAGTGATTTTAAATGTTTCTCTTTTCATAATTTCGGTGGTTAAATTGAATTTTGTTATACACCATTATTTGGAGTGTAGCAGCCAGTGGTTTCCAAATTTATCCCGGAGCCCTCCAAACAAATTGCCAAAAAAGTTAGGTTGCAGGGGGTGAGTTTCGACCCCTCCTTCTGATAACCTTTCATAATACTTCCTCACTTCAAGCTCATCGTTACATTCAACCATTATAGACATGGCGTTGCCCTTGATAAGACCATTGTCCTCGACCATATCTGTTCCCATCAAAACCAGGTCGTTCCCGTCAAGAGAGGCATGTAGTATGTAATCCCTTACCTCTCTAGGAAGTTTTTCTGCTTCCGGTGTGTCGCCTATGGTTTGCAGGTACAGTTCACCCCCAAAGCAATTTTGGTAAAAGATCATAGCCTCCCGGCAGTTGCCGTTAAATGTAAGATAGGTTACAAGTTTGTTCATAAGCCTGCATCAAATAAACCCTGATAAATATTGTTAATTTGCACCATATGCCTCTGTGTATGAAAAATAAAGAATTTTATCCATTCATACCTGGTTAAGTACCCAAACGTGGGCAGCTCAAAATCCATACATAGCACTGAGAGGTTCGAAGTTTTAATAGTATCGGTATGCTGCTGCTGTATATTTTTAAGCTCCAAGATAAGTCCGGTCTTATCATAGGTCAGGTTTTCCGGAACGATGAATTCAGGCGATTCCATTTTGATCCCAAAATTCAAAAATAACTCCTTAATAGGATCTACATGCATACCGTAATCTCTTTCAGCTACCTGCGTTTTCTCATCAGGTAATTGAGCAACAGACATAATAATATGTTTCACTACCTGACCAGCCGTCCAGCTTCCCTCAAAAGGCACTGTATTGAACTGTTTTTCATCAAACCGCATGACTGAGTGAATTAACTTATCAAATACATTATCCACTTCAAGAATTAACTTTTCAGGTGCTCTATCTATAATTGTTTCCATAGTTTTATGGTTTAGGTAAATGACGTTTTTTGAGAGGCAGTGTACCCATACTTAATGATCGTTTCATCATTGTAATACAAATTACCGAAGATAGGGTGACTAAGCAGCGGTGTAAAAGCGGCATTTTGGGGAGTTGATTCCGGCAAAATGATGCAGTATATTTGATCAGATAAACCTGCTAAAAACCTATATCAATGAAAATAATATCCATACTTGTTCCCGAATCTGCTGTAATGGAGGCAGTTGCAGATCCACGGTACCTCTTTACTGCGGTAAATCAATTTTTACAGGCAGCAGGCAAGAAACCTCTGTTTGAGGTGCAATTGGTGGGATTGTCCCGGGAAATAAATTTTTTAGGGGGAATATATGCTGTTCGTGCAGACAAAACCCTGGATGAAGTTGATAAAACTGATATGATCATCATACCTGCCTTATTCGGAGATTTGAAACTGGCGGTTGAACAAAACAAGGAAGCCATCCCGTGGATTATAAAGCACTATAACGCCGGAGCCGAAGTGGTTTCTTTATGCCTGGGAGCATTTCTTCTTGCCTCTACAGGTCTTTTAGACGGTAAAAAATGCTCTACGCATTGGGCCTTTTACAATCAATTTCGCGACACTTTTCCTGATGTAGAGGTAGTGGATGGCGGAATAATTACTGAAGAAAATGGTATATACTCCAGTGGTGGGGCCAATTCTTACTGGAACCTCCTGCTTTACCTCGTTGAAAAATATGTAGACCGCGATACAGCCATACTTGCTGCAAAATATTTCGCTATCGATATAGACAGGGAAAGTCAGGCGGCCTTTACCATTTTCAGCGGACAGAAGGACCATAACGACGAAGAAGTAAAAAAAGGCCAGGAATACATAGAGAAAAACTACCAGGAAAAGATAGCTATTGACGACCTGGTAAGTATTCTGGGCGTAAGTAGAAGAAGTTTTGAAAGACGGTTTAAAAAGGCCACCAACAACACAATTGCAGAATACATGCAGCGGGTAAAAGTAGAAGCCGCCAAGCGTGATTTTGAGCTGAGCAGAAAAAATATCAACGAGGTCATGTACGACGTCGGGTATTCCGACAGCAAAGCCTTTAGAAACTTGTTTAAGAAATTAACGGGACTTACACCCATCGAGTATCGAAATAAGTATAATAAAGAGGTTGAGCTGCCTGTATAGCGTTGATCGGATTGGTTATTATAATTCCTTATTTATTGCCCGCCTCCGATAAACTCTCAAGTGGAATTTGACACAATGTTGGAGAGTAAACAATAAGACATTTAAAATGATTAAATACCTAGTGCAAATATCAGTCTGTTTGTTTTTTGCAGCTTGTAATCAAAAACAAGAACAACCTGCCTGGCAAATTGCATACAATAAAGATTCCATAAAACAGGAAATTCCATTCCCAAAACAATCTCAAATAAATGAAAGGTTTATCCCGAAAGAGAAGGAGATATCACAAACTGATACAATCGTTACAGAATTGGCACTCCAGATATCAGTCATTCGCACGGCTCTTGATTCGTTTGTAGTGCAAGAATACGAAAGCAATGGTACCAGATATATTTATAAGTACCGTAATTACGAGAACAATTTAGTCATAAAAAAGGGGGGAGAAGTTATTCTGGATAGCACTTTTACAAAAAATGACTTCTCAAAATTTACCGGACAAGAATTCCTCAGAACTGCAATCTTCCATGGGTACTGGTTTAAGAAAATTGATAATAACACAGTTGTATTATTTGGAACAATAGACAAACCAGATACGGATTGGTCTTTTGCTTTTTATCATAATTACAACTTGACCACACAAGAATTTGAGGTTTTGGAGCATATAGATCAAGACATTTAGTTTCTTATTTGATCGTTTTCCTTAAGTGCTTTTTGTCAACTTTAAGAAGAAATCTGTTGCATTATTCAGTTATGTCGGGCAATTGCTATCGCAAATTTCTAAAACAGAAAGTGCAGGTGATGCCAAGGGAATAGGTTTTCTAGGTGTTTTTTCTCACGGAGTGCCCGATATTATGTTCGGAAAGGATGGCTTCCACAATGGGATTAGGACATCAGATATAGGTGAAATATCAAGTGGGTTGAATCTCGTGAAATTAAGTTTGCAGAGGGTTCTGTAATTTATCTGGGAGGGTGAATGCTGGTACTGATTGGAGTGGGGAGGGTTCTTTTGCTCAAGAACTAGCAGAAGCGACAGGAGCACTTGTTGTGGCAGCAGGTGATGATCAGGTAGGCCCTAAAGATGAGTCAAATGGTAACATGGTTTATACGACAGCTCACCCTTCAGAAAATCAATTTAGAGTTTTCAAAGCAGGTCAAACCCCTGTTGGTATCGGCTCAACTGTTGATGTTAATGTACTGATGAATGCCGCAGAAAGACGTACATCTGAGATACCTGAAAAGATTGAACCTATAAAAGATATATCTTTATGATGTCAAAGTTATTAACACTATCAATATTTCTTATTAGTTGTAGCACTCCAGTGCGAGAGAATAGCAATAATCACCAAGAAAGAAATCCAGAAGTTAAAAACACAGAGGAGAAAGTAGCCAACCGTGAGGTTGTGGATTTAGGGGGAATAGATAGTTGCTTGGATCTGCTTAACCAAGTAAATAGAACAGATCTAAAAGAGCTTACAGAAAGGTTCACGACAAGCACAATATTGAGTAATAATGAAAGAAAAAGTTACTCAATTAGTAACAAGGAAGGGACAGTAGGGTTGTATAATTTATTTTATTCAAATGGCCCGGATATACTTAAGCTAGGAGAGCTGGTTGTTTATACAGAAAGTGACCCAAATACCTGGCAAATGTTTGGTGAAAATGAGCAGATATTATCAATAGAACTGATTTCCTCGGAGTACAATATTGATGATGTTATTAAAGTAGGGGCAAGAATTTCGGATATTCTTGCAAATAATAAGTCAATTATGAAAGTTTCAAACAAACTATATCAGTTTAAAGATAATTGCGAAAGCATTACAATAAAAACTAATAATGGAGTTGTAACTAGCCTAAAAGTTAGAAGAATAAATCCATGAAGAATATTAGTTAAAATTAGAAAGCCTTGCAGGACATGTAAGTCTACCCAGAACCTATTCCTGACCTATATACTAATCGACTTATGATGCTTTTAGCAGTGCGGATGGAGCAGGTATGTTGGTGAGAGGAAACGATGCAGGTGATGCGAGGCCAGCAGCCTGTTTGAATTACATCCTGTTCGATGAAAA
This region of Fulvivirga ulvae genomic DNA includes:
- a CDS encoding DinB family protein, with the translated sequence METIIDRAPEKLILEVDNVFDKLIHSVMRFDEKQFNTVPFEGSWTAGQVVKHIIMSVAQLPDEKTQVAERDYGMHVDPIKELFLNFGIKMESPEFIVPENLTYDKTGLILELKNIQQQHTDTIKTSNLSVLCMDFELPTFGYLTRYEWIKFFIFHTQRHMVQINNIYQGLFDAGL
- a CDS encoding DUF4738 domain-containing protein, which translates into the protein MIKYLVQISVCLFFAACNQKQEQPAWQIAYNKDSIKQEIPFPKQSQINERFIPKEKEISQTDTIVTELALQISVIRTALDSFVVQEYESNGTRYIYKYRNYENNLVIKKGGEVILDSTFTKNDFSKFTGQEFLRTAIFHGYWFKKIDNNTVVLFGTIDKPDTDWSFAFYHNYNLTTQEFEVLEHIDQDI
- a CDS encoding SRPBCC domain-containing protein, encoding MKRETFKITINAAAERVWEVLWSDNYYRRWAAVFMEGSLAQTDWKEGSKVLFVSPEGEGMVSSIVSKKTNEHMVFRHLGTISKGVEDLDNEWTGAMESYKLEANGATTLTVEMDSTEEYLEYFKKAWPKALDSIKELAEKDSPKG
- a CDS encoding VOC family protein, whose translation is MNKLVTYLTFNGNCREAMIFYQNCFGGELYLQTIGDTPEAEKLPREVRDYILHASLDGNDLVLMGTDMVEDNGLIKGNAMSIMVECNDELEVRKYYERLSEGGVETHPLQPNFFGNLFGGLRDKFGNHWLLHSK
- a CDS encoding GlxA family transcriptional regulator, producing the protein MKIISILVPESAVMEAVADPRYLFTAVNQFLQAAGKKPLFEVQLVGLSREINFLGGIYAVRADKTLDEVDKTDMIIIPALFGDLKLAVEQNKEAIPWIIKHYNAGAEVVSLCLGAFLLASTGLLDGKKCSTHWAFYNQFRDTFPDVEVVDGGIITEENGIYSSGGANSYWNLLLYLVEKYVDRDTAILAAKYFAIDIDRESQAAFTIFSGQKDHNDEEVKKGQEYIEKNYQEKIAIDDLVSILGVSRRSFERRFKKATNNTIAEYMQRVKVEAAKRDFELSRKNINEVMYDVGYSDSKAFRNLFKKLTGLTPIEYRNKYNKEVELPV